The following coding sequences lie in one Chionomys nivalis chromosome 8, mChiNiv1.1, whole genome shotgun sequence genomic window:
- the Gprc5b gene encoding G-protein coupled receptor family C group 5 member B isoform X2: protein MRTHQVFPLPLLLVIASVASENASTSRGCGLDLLPQYVSLCDLDAIWGIVVEAVAGAGALITLLLMLILLVRLPFVKDKEKRRPVCLHFLFLLGTLGLFGLTFAFIIRMDETICSIRRFLWGVLFALCFSCLLSQAWRVRRLVRQGTSPAGWQLVSLALCLMLVQVIIATEWLVLTVLRDTKSACAYEPMDFVMALIYDMVLLVITLTQSLFTLCGKFRRWKVNGAFILITTFLSLLIWVVWMTMYLFGNSIFKQGDAWSDPTLAITLAASGWVFVIFHAIPEIHCTLLPPLQENPPNYFDTSQPRMRETAFEEDMHLPRAYMENKAFSMDEHSAALRSASGFSNGSLGKRSSDSLGKKPCNLGSRPSAPFRSNVYQPTEMAVVLNGGTIPTAPPSHTGRHHW from the exons ATGAGAACCCACCAAGTGTTCCCCCTGCCCCTGCTCCTGGTGATTGCCTCGGTGGCTTCAGAGAACGCCAGCACATCCCGGGGCTGTGGGTTGGACCTTCTCCCTCAGTACGTGTCCCTGTGCGACCTGGACGCCATCTGGGGCATCGTGGTGGAGGCAGTGGCCGGGGCGGGGGCCCTGATCACACTGCTCCTGATGCTCATCCTCTTGGTGAGACTGCCCTTCGTCAAGGACAAGGAGAAGAGGAGGCCCGTGTgtctccacttcctcttcctgctggGGACCCTGGGCCTCTTTGGACTGACATTTGCCTTCATCATTCGGATGGACGAGACGATCTGCTCCATCCGACGCTTCCTCTGGGGTGTCCTCTTCGcgctctgcttttcctgtctgCTAAGCCAGGCATGGCGGGTGCGGAGGCTGGTGCGCCAGGGCACGAGCCCAGCCGGCTGGCAGCTAGTGAGCCTGGCACTGTGCCTGATGCTGGTGCAGGTCATCATTGCCACCGAGTGGCTGGTGCTGACCGTACTGCGTGACACCAAGTCAGCCTGCGCCTACGAGCCCATGGATTTTGTGATGGCACTCATCTATGACATGGTATTGCTGGTCATCACCCTGACACAGTCCCTCTTCACTCTGTGTGGCAAGTTCAGGCGGTGGAAGGTGAACGGAGCCTTCATCCTCATCAcaaccttcctctctctgctcatctGGGTGGTCTGGATGACCATGTACCTGTTCGGCAACTCGATCTTTAAGCAGGGAGATGCCTGGAGCGACCCCACCTTGGCCATCACCCTGGCAGCCAGTGGCTGGGTTTTTGTCATCTTCCACGCCATTCCAGAGATCCACTgcaccctcctcccacccctgcagGAGAACCCACCCAACTACTTCGACACCTCACAGCCCAGGATGCGGGAGACGGCATTTGAGGAGGACATGCACCTGCCTCGGGCCTACATGGAGAACAAGGCCTTCTCAATGGATGAACATAGTGCAG CTCTTAGGTCAGCATCGGGCTTTTCCAATGGAAGCTTGGGGAAAAGATCTAGCGACAGCCTGGGAAAGAAACCCTGCAACCTGGGAAGCCGACCCAGCGCACCATTCAGAAGCAATGTGTATCAGCCAACCGAGATGGCTGTCGTACTCAATGGTGGGACC ATCCCAACCGCTCCGCCATCTCACACAGGAAGACACCATTGGTAA
- the Gprc5b gene encoding G-protein coupled receptor family C group 5 member B isoform X1: MRTHQVFPLPLLLVIASVASENASTSRGCGLDLLPQYVSLCDLDAIWGIVVEAVAGAGALITLLLMLILLVRLPFVKDKEKRRPVCLHFLFLLGTLGLFGLTFAFIIRMDETICSIRRFLWGVLFALCFSCLLSQAWRVRRLVRQGTSPAGWQLVSLALCLMLVQVIIATEWLVLTVLRDTKSACAYEPMDFVMALIYDMVLLVITLTQSLFTLCGKFRRWKVNGAFILITTFLSLLIWVVWMTMYLFGNSIFKQGDAWSDPTLAITLAASGWVFVIFHAIPEIHCTLLPPLQENPPNYFDTSQPRMRETAFEEDMHLPRAYMENKAFSMDEHSAALRSASGFSNGSLGKRSSDSLGKKPCNLGSRPSAPFRSNVYQPTEMAVVLNGGTEVAAHPRSLESFGAF; encoded by the exons ATGAGAACCCACCAAGTGTTCCCCCTGCCCCTGCTCCTGGTGATTGCCTCGGTGGCTTCAGAGAACGCCAGCACATCCCGGGGCTGTGGGTTGGACCTTCTCCCTCAGTACGTGTCCCTGTGCGACCTGGACGCCATCTGGGGCATCGTGGTGGAGGCAGTGGCCGGGGCGGGGGCCCTGATCACACTGCTCCTGATGCTCATCCTCTTGGTGAGACTGCCCTTCGTCAAGGACAAGGAGAAGAGGAGGCCCGTGTgtctccacttcctcttcctgctggGGACCCTGGGCCTCTTTGGACTGACATTTGCCTTCATCATTCGGATGGACGAGACGATCTGCTCCATCCGACGCTTCCTCTGGGGTGTCCTCTTCGcgctctgcttttcctgtctgCTAAGCCAGGCATGGCGGGTGCGGAGGCTGGTGCGCCAGGGCACGAGCCCAGCCGGCTGGCAGCTAGTGAGCCTGGCACTGTGCCTGATGCTGGTGCAGGTCATCATTGCCACCGAGTGGCTGGTGCTGACCGTACTGCGTGACACCAAGTCAGCCTGCGCCTACGAGCCCATGGATTTTGTGATGGCACTCATCTATGACATGGTATTGCTGGTCATCACCCTGACACAGTCCCTCTTCACTCTGTGTGGCAAGTTCAGGCGGTGGAAGGTGAACGGAGCCTTCATCCTCATCAcaaccttcctctctctgctcatctGGGTGGTCTGGATGACCATGTACCTGTTCGGCAACTCGATCTTTAAGCAGGGAGATGCCTGGAGCGACCCCACCTTGGCCATCACCCTGGCAGCCAGTGGCTGGGTTTTTGTCATCTTCCACGCCATTCCAGAGATCCACTgcaccctcctcccacccctgcagGAGAACCCACCCAACTACTTCGACACCTCACAGCCCAGGATGCGGGAGACGGCATTTGAGGAGGACATGCACCTGCCTCGGGCCTACATGGAGAACAAGGCCTTCTCAATGGATGAACATAGTGCAG CTCTTAGGTCAGCATCGGGCTTTTCCAATGGAAGCTTGGGGAAAAGATCTAGCGACAGCCTGGGAAAGAAACCCTGCAACCTGGGAAGCCGACCCAGCGCACCATTCAGAAGCAATGTGTATCAGCCAACCGAGATGGCTGTCGTACTCAATGGTGGGACC GAAGTGGCTGCCCACCCCCGCTCTCTGGAGTCCTTTGGAGCTTTCTGA